The Vitis vinifera cultivar Pinot Noir 40024 chromosome 3, ASM3070453v1 region agttaccgatatatccgtgattaccgatattttcatcattgcaGGTAAGCACttacaaaaattttctttgatttaaaaataattttccatttttctctatttttaataagcatgaatgaatttttttcataattctaaaataatgtaatttgtgggactaattcatgcaagataaattgggctttggtagaGGCCTAACATccataatattttctttgaaaataattcaagtgaagTACATTattgatattgtttgattttgactAGTTTTATGTGAGACATTTTACATTTATCATTATGAAATAATCTTATTTCTATGATAGCACGTTCTTATTTACTGCTAAGGTACGCTCCCActccttcatttatttattcattctcatgttcgatttgttttattatttgatcattttattggtatccattgattttcttatcaattttcacatttgcctcaccttatttagtagagacccgtttttaggaaCTTAGAGAGGTACTGCGGGCTTTTACTTTACATTCCCTATAGGTAACCTGACCTCCGAACCcgactttggtttttcacagacctatttttccttcaggagtcacacttagggtttttatttcttattttgtttttccctttaaaaataaaacaaaaataagtgacgactccaagtctttttctacaaatcatatttttcaccaaataaaaagtgagttttaccatcgagtgggaacacataatgcgaaatgcggggtccacactttagttttcaaatttttggaaagtatttttaaaaataatttgtaccAAGGAATTAAAATACCTTCTAGTTTGGATGAATTGAAATCTCATTTATCATATCCTATGTTCAACAAAATATAAGATAGGATAAGTAGTGGGATATATTATCCaatctatatatatacaagtaCGAAAATACAAGGATATATTAGTGATATATCACCTATATATCATGTATTGGAGAAGGTGGATGCCATATATAAGTAAGATATATCATCTGACGGAAATGTTGgtaaatatcggcgatatatcagTGATATATCggtaatcatggatatatcggcaatacaattaaaatattgGTTCTAAATGGGAAAATATCGCTGGAATTTCGGAGATATATCGAATATATCAGATATATATcggtgaaaaattaataaaaaaattaaattattataaataagttaattttaattatcttataatttattttgtatactaattaaatataaaacaaatataaaatcataaataaaattatcaatatttttagataaaaatattttgaatcaaaatgtaccaatatttttaaataaaaatcataaatatatttaaatcacataattaatacatttgcaataattttgttttaaattaattattttattttattttgatattcaagtgtaataatagtatattgagaataaattaacttagtacatttttaaattagtatagcattgaattcaaattactacatttttataattaattaatatatttttaataggtaaattaacttaacatagtaatatatttgaatcacataattagtatatttataatactttaacTTCATAATAAGTgtacatttacaaaatttgcatTTCTTATTGATCGAcactatataattaaatttaacatcACAAATCATAACATACATGTATCAATTTCTtaaacaaaacaactttaaaatgcatattatacttctaatttcattttaagagttttttcttacattttcatgagttttgattaatttttggtttctcgatattttatgttaaaatatcacttgatatatctctgatatatccgtaaaatccaaatactgatatatctgtgattaccgatattttcatctttatatattattatttctacATGAAATATGTTAATCTCATATTAAGATATGAGATATGCATATCctatgtatcataaatttatttatttttttatcatttttttaaaattttttatgtactcattttacaaaataaataaataaatcataattaaatttatggttaaaaaaaaaactaaaaaagttataaactaattttaatatataatatataaattatttttatatattgaataatataatataaaaaaaattatttataaagtttaaacattttaatcatgaatattgttaaatatatgataaattttaatttttaaaataaaaatattgaaatgtgaggtaatttttattttaaacattgaaaataatatatatttaatattatttatttatttatttatttgataaattaaacataaacataatataacataatatatctCATTGAATATGCTACCTTAGAATATCATATTCcactaaaaaattatatcttatgatatatgttatatcttattttatcttatcCCGTCATCCAAACATTACCTAAAAGTTTTtgtattatttctatttttaattttataaataatatttaggaAATATATTCAAAACCAACATTAACGTTTTGAAATCCTCAATAGTTTGAAATAACATTATAAGATAGATTTCATAATATGTTGCTATCCTACTACTGGGCCTAGACTATTATATATGTCATATTTATTATATAGCCTCCTTTTTTAGGTTTCCGTTGTTTTCCAATGTCGTCTTTCCTTGGAGTCCGTGAAGGTCCCGCCCTCCTCATAGTCAAGATTGTCTAGATTATAACTAAAATTATCcaaataaactaaatttaaagtTTTCTACTTTAAGCTTCAATTGTTTTTCAATATGAAATCTTTCCATGGATCCGAGTTCAAGGATAAATAACCgtttaaaaataggttttttgaatagtttttttaaaatttgttttatgatgttttatataataaaagtttgtttagaaactttaaatattttaaacctatttttaatatttttaaatatattttaaaaataatttttatatttaatattttatttttaatcattcaacttttttgtataattattttctaaaacagtactcaaaaaataaatgaaaatgataaaaaacaattaaaagatgttttatgaaaacattatattttatgtttttaagaatagaaaataagaaatagttTCTAACTACCAaatatattctttcttttttttcttttttctttttagaaaaatagaaaattgttctaaaaaaatagttaccaaacatacCTTTGTTtgttcaaatttgatttgacatTTTCTACTACTGCCCAtactataattaaaattatttaagttattttctaattttctttattaaacattaaatttttcataaatttcatttgtttcttAAAGGTTGGtttagaaaatgattaaaaaatattttaaaacatttcaagtttttaaGTTGACTTTTGTTTCAGATAACATCaaacaacaatttttaaaaactatttgtgagtgtttagctagatTGACAATTCCGAACAAAATTCATAAGTACATCTTAATTTggtttttcaattcatttttagaCTACTTGACCCTTGTAAATTAAGACTTTGGTAAGATGTTGAGGTTTGTAGTCGAGTGTGTGTTGAATGAAGTGAAACAACCCtatatttcatctttaaaagagttaagaaagctgagataaatattttttgctaAAAGGTTTTTGTTTCCCTATTTCTGAATCAATCCAGGTGCAGAGGCAGATTGATTCAacttacacttttttttttatgaaacctCATCCATTGGATCAAGGGGTTCCTTCAtttgaaaaacccaaaatttgcTTCCTATGTTGTAAGATGAGAGAGACACAACTGTAGCCTTCTCTTCTCCTCTCCTATTTTGgggtgtttggttgccaagaaaatccaACTTTCCTATTATTTTCCGAACTATTTTCCATagattttcttgagaaaaaaaaagaaggttgaTTCTTTATTCATTCATCTCTCAATTTCTAACTATTTGGGTTTGGGTAAAAACTTaatttcttcttgtgtggattcaaaaAGAGACCGAGATCGAGTTTGGTGTGGACTCTAAGTGTGTTTCGAAAGAAGGTGAGAAGTTGAAAGTGGAAGGTACTAATTAAGTGATCTAGGAATGATTGATAAACTTAAGTTAGGTAAAACattgtattcaattttttgtcatttataATGGATGTTTTCGATTGGTTGTAGAtccgtggttttttatctcttcagaGGTTTTCCATATTAAAATTTGGTGTCATCGTCTCTTTCTCTCGTTCTCtactctttgatttatttttagtttttgatattatttgttaCTTAGAGATATATGATGAATGGAAGATATATAAGCTGAAATAAGTGTGATTATTAAAAGAGATAAttgtttatttgaattaattttaaggagtgttgaagcatttgtatgtaaattatatttataaattattgggATAGTGTTGGTGCATACACATTTGCTCGTGGATGTTacgttttgttgaaaagttgtgGAAATTAGGTCATCTttgttggaaattttttttctttttatagttcAGCCTCTAGGTGTAGTCCATCCATTATTAAGATTCAACTCTCAATActttggaattattttccaCAACTACcacttttgaagaaaattacCGAATATGGTCTTACCTTCCATTTTTATTCAACATCTTATAAGGTTGTCTCTTTTTCGATCTAAATCGAGTAGGTGCAATAGTGTGACAATTACATTATTATGGCAACTTGCAGACGAAGGGTCAGGGCCAATGCCCCGTATAGCGCATAACGAGGAGGCCCGACAATTATTCCGACACTTCTGACACAAATTAATACACAAATTGTACCAGTAACCTCATTGAAATGGCCCCCGTATAACAGTAGAAGTTTACATTCAAGGCACATGTCCTGTAAACACTCTCTTAGCTTAATTTTACGAAGcacaattatttaaataattttaatatttttttcctctttaaaaaatattaagcatCAAAGCTAAATAGAGCTTCTATCATTGGAATCTTGATATCACCTTAGAAGAAAAGAGATACTCCAAGGaacttaaaaggaaagaaaattttggatttatgTCCAAGGGATGGATATCACTTAAGAAAGTCAAATCATACTAAACTTTCATTAtatagatttaattttatttgcttttatgtTTAGAGAAGCTAAAGTTAAAGAGGGTATTTATATAGTATCATCTTTGTTCATTAGCTAAAATAGTATCAGTTAATCGACTTAAGGTTCTAAATGGTTTGTAAGATGATAAGACACTCTTTTTAGATATCTTAGCTAAAATAGTCCATGTATCACATACTTAGGCATGCTTCATACGTTATTACCTTGATTTCCAAGGATAAAAGCTATCATATTCTCTTATATGTACATGCATTATAGAGATgtttaggtggtgttttttttttcacataattttaaatagtatttaataatattaaatattaaaaaaaaaaaaaaaaacaagtgttacttttaacattaaaaaaaaaaaattaaatttttgattttttttattcaatatagAATTAAGAAGTCTGATACTATTATGTCCTTTGAATAAGTTCCTTTTAATGCCCCTCAATTACTTTCTTGGCTAGCTCCGCCCCTACTTGCAAGCATGGTTTAAAACATTTTCCATGAATCATTACCTTAATGACATATCTAATTAAgagatgttttatttttgagttttataaattaattaatttgtttcgTGTATCATCACAAAACCTACATGCGTGTGTATGCCTATGTAGATTTGCATGAAATTAATTCGTAGGTTGGCATACATCCTCATATTAATATATCTTATCACAAATCTCCTGCATTTTTGTaagagttatttgattaaaatggtatttcaaaacccaatttttaaaatttaaccttCCATATTTTTTTGGCATCATTTGGACAATAATATcctcattatatttttataaaaataatcatttattttaaaaccaacatataaatacttgaaataaaaaatgatatttatggaaaaaatgagttattttttcagaaaaaacATAAGATGAGTTAGATTTTGGATTTATGGATTATTTCATGcttttttaaccaaatatttctttttgtaaatgCATGGACCCTCAGGTAGGTGGTCGATCAGGATGCTAGTTGGATCTGCGCCTGGTTGACATTGTCATATCTGATGCTTCATCATCAATTCATACACTGACTATTCTTCGTTACCAGCTTCAGTGTCATTCCTTTATGGCCAATCAATTGCGTTTTTATAACTTTCTCCACTGCGATTATTGTTTGGGCCAACTCATTTATATCAGAAACTTCTTGTACTTTTGTGCCTATCATGCCCCTATTAGGCATGCTGAATGATTGAATATCAGAAAAtcaatcttcattgttgaatttgatttatcaagttggattattaattttcaaaacccaaaaTGTTAAGCTTATGTATTGTAGTGATACCTACCACACAAAAATCCCAACTGTTGGAAAatatatgatgaaatttaaaccattgaataaaaatagaaattaatgaaataaagtataAAAGTAGAAGAACATGAAATTAGGGTTTAAATAATAAGATCAAATATTTTATCCAAAATACTATTTGATTGGTGATATTTTTTCGGTAAATACTGAAAAGACATCTTTCAGAACTATAGTGAGATCTTTTCAAACCTTGTGTATGTAGTTTAAGAATCAAGTACacctttgaaaatcaattttagattttatagatattaaaacttttattgatttttaaatagcAACAACAGTCTTCATCCTAGCTTAGCATGACCTCATTTGTAATATATGTTATTtagaaatgataatataaatgtCTCTTggtaactgttttaaaaaataattataaaaaataatttttgagaatagattttgaaatatgttaaatgatttttataaaacaaaagataGTTtggaacctaaaatgtttttaacctatttttaatatttttaaatatattttaaaaataatttttatttaatcattctacatgtttgtattattatttcttaaaacaatccacaaaaaacaagtgaaaataatataaaataactaaaagattttatttgaaaacactctattttctattcttaaaaacataaaacaaaaaatagtttttggttaCCAAATGtgtttcttgtattttttgttttagagaacaaaaaaactattataaaaaatagttccaAAATAAGCTCTAAATCCTTGTAAGATAATTTAATCATTTCGgtcaacaaaaaaatttcttagcACGATGTCATTTGGAGGACTAATTTAGATGGTAATTTCAAGATAGTTCCTCTCCATAGAGGAGGAAATGGTTTTTTTAgatggtggaaaaaaaaatgactttatttatttatttatttatttaagaatagttttataTCATGTTATTTACTATTTGGAAATTAAATGCGGAACATCCAAGTGGCTCTTAAATACTTGTGCATGCATTTCATATGGTCATAGATGTTATATATTTCGTTAATGAAATGCAGATACATAAAGCCTCCTGCCACTTCTGTTTGTAGGCTTAATAATGGTAAGACTTAAATACATTTTACCCTCGATCGATCATTTACATGGTTTTACACTTTATCTTTTACCCTCAATCATTCTTGTtaaaaaatagtactttttattcttttatgttcaaaattcaatattttgacctTCCAACTTCTTAGAAAGGTTCGATCATATAAAAAAGTCATGAATAATCGTGTGAgtctctaaaattaaaaatgaaaatcaatgaatatcatATTTTGAAGGAGTTTAGAAAATTTTACTACAAGGCtctaaatttaaagtaaattcAAATTAGCGTCGAATAAAAAAAGAGTAATTCCTTTGTTCTTTAACAagttgaaaaaatgaaatattgaattttgaatatgagacgataaaatataaaacatgtaaagaaaaatggttGAGAAGGTAAAATGTATTTacctttaataataataataataataatataatctaTTTCATACAACGGGGCTTCAATGACAATGCATTCAAATTAAGAAAGATGTAGTAACGTAGAACCATTACAACCAAGACTCAAGAGAATATCTCTCCACCCTTTCTTGTTTTCGGGGTTGAGAATATCCAAATGACAATTAGTTAAACTTACTATAGAATAGCTTTATGAACTAGGAATTTTACACAAAGtccatatatataaaatgaaatggtATCATTGAAGATGATCATCTCAATTCATTTCTTGGACTTCAATTTGTATAAAATTCCTCTTATTCCATTAGAAAGGATACAGATGCATGCATAGAACCAACCAAGGAATATGAGTGTGGAACCTTAGCTAATTAATAACAAGGCTCAGCCTAGGCTCAAGAGTCACCAACAAGCCATTCCTCATGTAGAGTGTAGTTGTCATTTTTGGAACAACACTGTGACCTTCCACTACCTTAACTGTGTACCTCATCAGGATTGAAGCAGCCACCATTTTCATCTGCGTGAATGCAAACTTTTTCCCTATGCAGAGCCTGGGACCAGCATTAAACACAGGATACTTGAACTGATTTTCACTCACAAACTGACCATCTTTGATCCACCTCTCTGGCTTGAATTCCATGCAGTCTTTGCCCCATATGGACTCCATTCGAGCCATGGAGAAGATTGAGTAGAGAACCCTAGAGCCCTTCTTCACTCGTGTCCCATCTGGGAGCACATCGTCCTCTACAACCTCTTTGAAGTCTACTGGAACTGAAGGGTAGAGACGTAGGGTTTCGGATAAGGCTGCTTGCAGATATACCATCTTCTTTAGGTCTTCCATGGTGAGAGCTGTTTTGGACTCTCTGTGACCTAAAACTTCATTGATCTCGCCTAGAATTTTGTTCTCAACTTCTGGGTTTTTGTTTATTAGCCAGAAGAACCATGCCAGAGCCACGGAGCTGGTGTCTCGTCCTGCCAGGATGAAACTTATGCAAAAATCCTTAAGAAACTTATCGGAGAAATGGTTGTCTTTACCTTCTTCATGCTCTCCAATGGCCATGATTCTTGACAAAAGATCGGTCTGCTTGTTTAAATTTCCAGTCTTGCTCAATTCAATCCTCCTGTCTGCCACCGTCTTCTCGGCGAAATCATGTACAACCCGAACAGCCTCCTGGAGCCGCTTCTCGGTTCCTACTCCAAAGAACTTCATGGACTTCCATATAAAAGGTGGCACCATGAATCTGAACAAGGTTAATTCAGTAGCCTCTTCAAAGGCTTTTGCAAAGGAAACTTCAGGTAATTCCAAGGCCAGGCACCCTGGATCAATGCCAAAAGCTGCAGTGCAAATGTTATCAAAAGTAAAACGTAGAAGCACTTCTTGCAGATCAATGCAGTCTCCGGACTTGGCCAGCTTATCTGTTAGTTCCAACAGTTTCTGGTTCACTAAATCTTGAATGGTTTGAAAGGAGTACGCCACAAACTGAGTGGAATGCATCTCAGAGCTTGCAATTCGCCTTTGCTCTTTCCATGATTCATGGTCCACGTTGAAAATGCCACCTCCGAGCAAATCATGGAACCTCTCTCTGTAGTAGTTACCTTTGGGGAAATTCTTGAACCTTGTCTTGAGCATGAACTCAATGTTGGAAGGGTCGACAGTCATGATCCCATAATTCCCACCCATCAACATTCCTCTATAGTGGAATGTTCCCCCAGCTTTGATCAAAGCTCTTGTTCCCCAGTCATAGATGTCGTTCATATGGAAGAACAAAGAAGGAAGGATTCCAAGCACTGGCCATAACATGGGACCTTTGTTGGTGAGTCTGTTAAGTATACAACTGAGGATGAATACAATGGACAAAGCCACTGCTATATCAGAAAACCATATGTGATGGCACAGCCACTTCACTACAGAGATAACAAGCTTTCCAGCCATTGCTCTTACGAGATCAGATGATGGAAGAGTGATGGCCTCTCATTTTATTAACTCATGCCCCTGCTAGTGGGCTTCACCAACCTTTTTGGGCATCATTAAAAAgaatacttgtgatgatgcttTTTATAGGGAAAGAAAGTGATAATCTTGGCTGGCTAAGAATTTAATCACGAATATGCTTTTCAGGCTCATTTCAAGCTTAAAAGTGTAGAAACTCTAGAAataatttagttgttttattcTCTTATTAGTTTAACTTTATTATGTTAACCAAATCACACACATGCAAgcagaaaaaaaagaaaaaaaaaaaggattttcaaCGTGGTGGTTAAACGATCAATCCCTATATTTATGAAGTGTACCAATATTTAATACTCCACTaataaaagagaatgaaaagaaTTATAAAGGTAAAAACTCTTGAAAAAAATCCTCTCAATTGTGACCATATTCTATAAAGAATAAAACCCTAAACATAAAaaggttaaatatataataggggCAAAATTCGTCAATTAtcacataattaaaaaatttctcacAAGGTGCTGCCCCTTTCAACTCCTGTGAGTTGACTAAATGCCTTGACCGCCAACATTTCAAATGAAGTGCAATAAAACTAATTCAGACTTTATAATCTAACGTACACATTCAAGTGAAAATAAATAGTAtcaacattattattaaaagatagTACCTTGATTGTTATAGgtaaaatcttaattattttcacacCTTTAAGGCAAAAGCATTTAAAAtcttaaatagttttaattagGTGTAATGAGCTCGGATTTTAAAACCACTTTGCAGAATGGAGGCTTCTCCATCATAACATTGACCATTGATGGAGCtcaaaagttacatattttgggTTTTAATTCATATAGTTTCAAGGACTATTAAGCTTTAATCGTTCTttaagtccttttttttttttttttttataattaacttggtttttttttaataatttaagtaatgttttaaaaatcgaacCAAATTGATTGGCTCAAACCATTGACCGGAGTTAGCACGGTTCGATTCATCCTTCAAGTTGGAGTACAAGTTGAACCAACATCCAACCAGACGGACCAACAATTTGATGACTAAAATGGTGAACCAATTGGGGTTTGTGGCATCTTTTCCTtaacctattttatttttatttttttttgtagaaaagCAACCCAGCCCGATCcatttgaacatttggtgggCTTGGTTTTGGGCCCCATGCGCCACAACAAAGTGTGGTTGAATGAGGAATTTAAAgccttttttattcctattccCTTCAAAGATTATTAAGCTCTAATCA contains the following coding sequences:
- the LOC100260584 gene encoding cytochrome P450 86B1 produces the protein MAGKLVISVVKWLCHHIWFSDIAVALSIVFILSCILNRLTNKGPMLWPVLGILPSLFFHMNDIYDWGTRALIKAGGTFHYRGMLMGGNYGIMTVDPSNIEFMLKTRFKNFPKGNYYRERFHDLLGGGIFNVDHESWKEQRRIASSEMHSTQFVAYSFQTIQDLVNQKLLELTDKLAKSGDCIDLQEVLLRFTFDNICTAAFGIDPGCLALELPEVSFAKAFEEATELTLFRFMVPPFIWKSMKFFGVGTEKRLQEAVRVVHDFAEKTVADRRIELSKTGNLNKQTDLLSRIMAIGEHEEGKDNHFSDKFLKDFCISFILAGRDTSSVALAWFFWLINKNPEVENKILGEINEVLGHRESKTALTMEDLKKMVYLQAALSETLRLYPSVPVDFKEVVEDDVLPDGTRVKKGSRVLYSIFSMARMESIWGKDCMEFKPERWIKDGQFVSENQFKYPVFNAGPRLCIGKKFAFTQMKMVAASILMRYTVKVVEGHSVVPKMTTTLYMRNGLLVTLEPRLSLVIN